The genomic region TCCGATCGGCACCGCAATCCTCTCCGACCCCAAGGCGCCGGTGGTGAGCATCCTCGGCCGCAAGGCAGCAGAGGAAGAGGCTGCACCCGCCGCCTAATCCAGGTTACCTATGGCAGCAAAACTGATCGTAGGGCTCGGCAACCCCGGGCCAAAGTACTCATGGACCCGCCACAACGCGGGTTTCATGGTTTTGGACCGCTTAGCCAGCCTCTCGGGAATCCAGGTCACCAGGAAGGCCTTCTCAGGCCTTTCTGGTGACGGCAACTGGGCCGGAGAGCGGGTCTACCTCCTCAAGCCGCAGACCTTCATGAACCTGTCGGGGCGCTCCGTCGCTGAGGCGCTTCGCTTCTACAAGTTGTCCCTCTCCGATCTCATCGTGATTCACGACGACCTGGATATCCCGTTCGGCAAGGTAAAGCTCAAGGAAGGCGGCGGTCATGGCGGGCACAACGGGCTGCGCTCTCTAGGCCAGGAGCTCGGCTCCTCCGCCTATGCGCGCATCCGCGTCGGTATCGGCCGTCCCGTTCACGGCGACGTGGTGAACTTCGTGCTCACCAACTTCGCCAGGGAAGAGATGGATTCGCTCCTGGAGGTGCTGGATACCTCGGTCGACGCCATGGAGATGATGATCAAGGAGGGGATGCCCAAGGCCATGAGCATCTTCAACGCGAGGTAACTCTCCCGCTGTAAAGGAAGAATCTAAAACCGCTCCCGGCACAGGGGCGGGTTCTCAAAAGGATACGTCATGGGTTTCAATTGCGGTATCGTCGGCCTTCCCAACGTTGGGAAGTCCACCATCTTCAACGCGCTCACCTCGGCCGGTGCCGAGTCCGCCAACTACCCCTTCTGCACCATCGACCCCAACGTCGGCATCGTGGCGGTCCCGGACCCGCGCATGGACCGGCTCGCCGAGATCGTCCACCCGGAGCGGATGCAGCCGACCACCATCGAGTTCCTCGACATCGCGGGGCTCGTCAAGGGCGCCAGCCAGGGTGAGGGGCTGGGGAACAAGTTCCTGGGGCACATCCGTTCGGTCGACGCGATCCTGCACGTGGTGCGCTGCTTCGACAACGAGAACGTGGTGCACGTAAGCGGCAGCGTTTCCCCGGTGCGCGACATCGAGGTGATCCAGACCGAGCTGGCCCTGGCCGACCTCGACACGGTGGAAAAGCGCCTCCAGCGTACCGAGAAGCAGGCCAGAAGCGGCGACAAGAAGGCGAAGGAAGACGTCGACTTCTGCCTCAAGGTGAAAGCGACCCTGGAGAAGGGGCTCTCGCCGCGCGACCTGGCCGAGACCGAGGACGAGAAGCTGATACTGCGGGACATGCATCTCATGACAGCGAAGCCGGTGCTCTACGTGGCCAACGTAGCCGAGGACGACCTGGAAGGGAAGCACCCCTACGTCGAGGAAGTGCGCAAGCTCGCGGCCAAGGAAGGAAACGGCGTGGTCTTCATCTGCGGCTCCATCGAGGCCGAGATCTCCGAGTTGGAAGGGGAGGAGAAACAGGCGTTTCTCGAGGAGATGGGGCTCGCCGAGTCGGGGCTCGACCGCCTGATCCGCTCGGGCTACGAGCTTTTGGGTCTGATCACCTACTTCACCGCAGGCGTGAAGGAAGTCCGAGCCTGGACCATCACCAAGGGGACCAAGGCCCCCGGAGCCGCTGGCGTGATCCACTCCGACTTCGAGAAGGGGTTCATCCGCGCCGAGGTCATCGCCTACCAGGATTACATCGCCTCGGGCGGCGAGGCGGGCGCCAAGGAAAAGGGGCTGATGCGCCTGGAAGGTAAAGAGTACGTGGTGCAGGACGGCGACGTGATGCACTTCAGGTTCAACGTTTAAAGGCAGATTGAGAGGCAGATTAAGATTATCTGCTTCACCTCTGTTTTTTAGTTGTCAAACCGGATTATCTGTAGTAAATAAATGCGTTCACCAGAACGGCCCAGTGCCGTATCTCCTTGCTCCGGGTCGGACCGGGGCTCAATTAACCGTGAGGAGGCTTAACAATGAGCAGGATGTACGAGACGATCTACATCGTCCAGCCCGACCTCGGTGACGAAGAGATCAAAGCTCTTTCCACCAAGGTACAGGACGTGATCGCCGGCATGAACGGCGATTTCAAAAGGCTTGAAGACTGGGGCACCAGGAAACTGGCTTACCCGATCAACAAGAACCCGCGCGGCCGTTACTTTTACCTCCGCTTCGACGGCGATTCCGGACTGATCGCCGAGCTGGAGCGCCGCCTGCGCCTTGACGACAAGGTGATCAGGTACCAGAGCGTCAAGCTCGAAACTGAAGTGGTAGCCCCGGCCGCCGCTCCGGTGAAGAGCGCCGAGGAAGGGACCGAGGAAGTCGCCGCTGAGGCTGCTACCGAGGCACCGGCCGAAACGACTACTACGGTGGAGGGATAAAAGATGGCTGACGAAAGAGCACCCCAGAGAAGCACCAGCGGCCCGAGGAAGAAGAGGCCGTTTCAGCGTCGCAAAGTTTGCCGTTTCTGCGCTGACAAGCAGGTAACCATCGATTACAAGGATCCGCGCACCCTGCGTTACTTCGTGTCCGAGCGCGGCAAGATCATCCCGCGCCGTATCTCCGGCAACTGCTCCAAGCACCAGAGGGAAATCACCGAAGCGATCAAGAGGGCAAGGAACATCGCCCTGCTTCCGATCGCCGGCAGCCACGCTACCGCCTAGTGTCGCTTCAGGTGAACCCAGTACAGGGGCAGATTCTTGATGTAGTGAAGGGGAGCGTCGCCACGGTGACGCTCTTCCTTGCTTTCGTCTACTTCCCCGTGCTCGGCATGATCCCGGGCTTCTTCGCACCGGTGCCGGGCGCTTATTACACCCTGAAGAGCGGCAGGACGGTCGGGCTCCTGGTGCTGCTGGCGTCGTCAGCGCTCCTTCTGGCCCTGTCCGAACCCACGCTCCTGCT from Citrifermentans bremense harbors:
- the pth gene encoding aminoacyl-tRNA hydrolase; protein product: MAAKLIVGLGNPGPKYSWTRHNAGFMVLDRLASLSGIQVTRKAFSGLSGDGNWAGERVYLLKPQTFMNLSGRSVAEALRFYKLSLSDLIVIHDDLDIPFGKVKLKEGGGHGGHNGLRSLGQELGSSAYARIRVGIGRPVHGDVVNFVLTNFAREEMDSLLEVLDTSVDAMEMMIKEGMPKAMSIFNAR
- the ychF gene encoding redox-regulated ATPase YchF codes for the protein MGFNCGIVGLPNVGKSTIFNALTSAGAESANYPFCTIDPNVGIVAVPDPRMDRLAEIVHPERMQPTTIEFLDIAGLVKGASQGEGLGNKFLGHIRSVDAILHVVRCFDNENVVHVSGSVSPVRDIEVIQTELALADLDTVEKRLQRTEKQARSGDKKAKEDVDFCLKVKATLEKGLSPRDLAETEDEKLILRDMHLMTAKPVLYVANVAEDDLEGKHPYVEEVRKLAAKEGNGVVFICGSIEAEISELEGEEKQAFLEEMGLAESGLDRLIRSGYELLGLITYFTAGVKEVRAWTITKGTKAPGAAGVIHSDFEKGFIRAEVIAYQDYIASGGEAGAKEKGLMRLEGKEYVVQDGDVMHFRFNV
- the rpsR gene encoding 30S ribosomal protein S18 — encoded protein: MADERAPQRSTSGPRKKRPFQRRKVCRFCADKQVTIDYKDPRTLRYFVSERGKIIPRRISGNCSKHQREITEAIKRARNIALLPIAGSHATA
- the rpsF gene encoding 30S ribosomal protein S6; the protein is MSRMYETIYIVQPDLGDEEIKALSTKVQDVIAGMNGDFKRLEDWGTRKLAYPINKNPRGRYFYLRFDGDSGLIAELERRLRLDDKVIRYQSVKLETEVVAPAAAPVKSAEEGTEEVAAEAATEAPAETTTTVEG